A window of Candidatus Vicinibacter proximus contains these coding sequences:
- a CDS encoding DUF1572 family protein, with amino-acid sequence MASKILPLIKSEFNLRINTESKKRILQCINELDTHELTWRPNANTNSSANLILHLSGNMRQYIITGLGKGNDIRERSKEFSNNGPFTHEYLHSLLEQTTQQATEIVDNLQEENLFEIFHIQCFDLSGYEIISHVIEHFSYHTGQIALLCKIIKNKDLGFYQGMELGN; translated from the coding sequence ATGGCGTCAAAGATCCTCCCCTTAATTAAATCTGAATTTAATCTTAGAATAAATACAGAATCGAAAAAAAGAATTCTTCAATGTATAAACGAATTGGATACACATGAACTGACATGGAGACCAAATGCGAATACCAACAGCAGCGCAAATCTGATTTTACATTTAAGTGGTAACATGAGACAATACATCATTACAGGATTGGGTAAGGGAAATGACATAAGGGAACGGAGTAAAGAATTCTCAAATAATGGACCATTCACTCATGAATACCTCCATTCTCTCCTTGAACAAACTACCCAACAAGCAACAGAGATTGTAGACAATTTACAAGAGGAAAATTTGTTTGAGATATTTCACATTCAATGTTTTGATCTTTCCGGTTATGAAATCATCAGTCACGTAATAGAACACTTCTCTTATCATACCGGCCAAATTGCACTGCTGTGCAAAATCATAAAAAACAAAGATCTTGGTTTCTACCAGGGGATGGAATTAGGGAATTAG